From a single Paraburkholderia edwinii genomic region:
- a CDS encoding SDR family NAD(P)-dependent oxidoreductase, with product MSGRLSGKRIVITGAIGNIGKEAVRSFIAEGARVVIGDIDENAGRAVVAEFGGATHFVKVDVSSEASVANLIAQGVEWLGGLDVLAQNAGLQRSGPIADFSQTDWDALFAVNARAHFFGAKHAVAHLKRSGKGSIINMSSLAGKRGGPGLVAYSASKGAVIAFTTALAMELAPDAIRVNAICPGWVDTAFNQPAIDFMGGANAQQQKIAALVPLGRQARADEIAPLFVYLASDESAYVTAQSFGIDGGVYNG from the coding sequence ATGTCAGGCCGTCTCTCCGGAAAACGCATCGTCATCACGGGCGCCATCGGCAATATCGGCAAGGAAGCCGTGCGCAGCTTCATCGCGGAAGGGGCGCGTGTCGTGATCGGCGATATCGATGAAAACGCCGGGCGCGCAGTTGTCGCGGAGTTCGGCGGCGCGACGCATTTCGTCAAGGTCGATGTGAGTAGCGAAGCGAGCGTCGCGAATCTGATTGCGCAAGGCGTCGAATGGCTCGGCGGTCTCGACGTGCTCGCGCAGAACGCGGGCCTGCAGCGCTCGGGGCCGATCGCGGACTTCAGCCAGACCGATTGGGACGCGCTCTTCGCGGTCAACGCGCGCGCCCATTTCTTCGGCGCGAAACACGCCGTTGCCCATCTGAAGCGCTCGGGCAAAGGTTCGATCATCAATATGTCGTCGCTGGCCGGCAAGCGCGGCGGGCCCGGCCTCGTCGCCTACTCGGCGTCCAAGGGCGCCGTGATCGCGTTCACGACGGCGCTCGCGATGGAACTCGCGCCCGACGCGATCCGCGTCAATGCAATTTGCCCCGGCTGGGTCGACACCGCGTTCAATCAGCCCGCGATCGACTTCATGGGCGGCGCAAACGCACAGCAGCAGAAAATCGCCGCGCTGGTGCCGCTCGGCCGTCAGGCGCGCGCCGACGAAATCGCGCCGCTCTTCGTCTATCTCGCGTCGGACGAGTCCGCTTACGTGACCGCGCAATCGTTCGGCATCGACGGCGGTGTCTACAATGGCTGA
- a CDS encoding amidohydrolase family protein — protein sequence MSIPVCAPARPLSRAPQKRLPAGTVDCHFHVFGPEHAWPYAPGRSYTPPDATLADYEALADSFGIARSVIIQPSPYGMDNRRSLQAIADSRLPMRAVLVVEPGVSDNDLAEFHRLGARGVRLNLLFGAGLALETAQTLARRIQGFGWHLQFLADVSTLAGLTGFVERLGVPAVFDHLGHVPTHKGIRDVGFQNLLALVRDGLAWVKLSGTYRSTGLHATPYVDTRPFIDALIEANPRQLVWGTDWPHPAIPVPMPDDADLVDQFDEWVDDPAVRQSIFVDNPERLYGFDPYHQ from the coding sequence GTGAGCATCCCCGTCTGCGCTCCCGCACGCCCGCTATCGCGTGCGCCGCAAAAACGGCTGCCGGCCGGCACCGTCGATTGCCATTTCCACGTATTCGGACCCGAGCATGCGTGGCCCTACGCGCCGGGCCGCAGCTATACGCCGCCCGACGCGACGCTCGCGGATTACGAAGCGCTCGCCGACAGCTTCGGCATTGCGCGCTCGGTCATCATCCAGCCGAGCCCGTACGGCATGGATAACCGGCGCAGTCTGCAGGCGATCGCGGACAGCCGTCTGCCGATGCGCGCGGTGCTGGTGGTCGAGCCCGGCGTTAGCGATAACGATCTTGCCGAATTCCATCGGCTCGGCGCGCGCGGCGTGCGTCTGAATCTGCTGTTCGGCGCGGGCCTCGCGCTCGAGACCGCGCAAACGCTCGCGCGGCGGATTCAAGGATTCGGCTGGCATCTGCAATTTCTCGCCGACGTCTCGACGCTTGCGGGGCTGACCGGCTTCGTCGAACGCCTCGGCGTGCCTGCCGTGTTCGATCACCTCGGCCATGTGCCCACACACAAGGGTATTCGCGATGTGGGTTTCCAGAATCTGCTCGCGCTGGTTCGCGACGGACTCGCATGGGTCAAGCTGTCCGGTACGTATCGCAGCACCGGGCTGCACGCGACGCCTTATGTCGATACTCGACCGTTTATCGATGCGCTGATCGAGGCCAACCCGCGGCAACTGGTTTGGGGTACCGACTGGCCGCATCCGGCAATTCCGGTGCCGATGCCCGACGATGCGGACCTCGTCGATCAGTTCGACGAATGGGTCGACGATCCGGCAGTGCGACAGTCGATCTTCGTCGACAACCCGGAGCGGCTGTACGGCTTCGACCCATACCACCAATAA
- a CDS encoding sugar ABC transporter ATP-binding protein: MPAPSAGGAPKILDIRGIAKSYGATVAVRRVSFDIEPGEIHALLGENGAGKSTIVKVLSGIVAPDTGALTLDGRPYAPADPMAARAAGVSTAFQELSLLPNLSVAENLMLPRQAKGAAGLVSVARSRERAAAMLAAYGLAHIHPGVQVHALSLAEKQRIEIMRAVAREPRLLVLDEPTAALAEPQWLFDILERLTAAGTGVLYISHRLSEVRRLCRRGTVLRNGESIETVSLAGIEDAGIFQMMVGSAARGAHGARSTPKASQQPEAFSVRHLAGGTVEDITLSVGKGEIVGVAALEGQGQRDLFRMLAGLAPVRSGEIRVDGERVRLASPAAAAQAGIGFVPEERKTEGVFLGLRTDTNMTLPVLGRLGRFGVINRAREKAAVDREAGRVDLASRYLKLKIGALSGGNQQKALIGRVLMSGARYLVLFDPTRGVDVGTKAVIYDLIRNFVAQGGAALVYSTELAELIHLVDRCVVVYGGRVAGEAAGEHLSEARLVALAAGQGANIR; this comes from the coding sequence ATGCCTGCCCCATCCGCGGGCGGGGCGCCGAAGATTCTCGACATCCGCGGCATCGCGAAGTCGTATGGCGCAACGGTCGCCGTGCGACGTGTCTCGTTCGACATCGAACCCGGCGAGATCCATGCGCTGCTCGGCGAAAACGGCGCCGGCAAATCGACCATCGTCAAGGTGCTGTCGGGCATCGTCGCGCCGGACACCGGTGCGCTCACGCTCGACGGCCGTCCGTATGCGCCGGCCGATCCGATGGCCGCGCGCGCGGCAGGCGTTTCGACCGCGTTTCAGGAACTGAGCCTGCTGCCGAATCTGAGCGTTGCCGAAAACCTGATGCTGCCGCGTCAGGCGAAAGGCGCGGCGGGCCTCGTGTCGGTTGCGCGAAGCCGCGAGCGCGCCGCCGCGATGCTCGCCGCGTACGGCCTTGCGCATATCCATCCCGGCGTCCAGGTGCACGCGCTGTCGCTGGCCGAAAAGCAGCGCATCGAAATCATGCGCGCGGTCGCGCGCGAGCCGCGGCTCCTCGTGCTCGACGAGCCGACGGCGGCGCTCGCCGAGCCGCAATGGCTATTCGACATCCTGGAGCGCCTCACGGCAGCCGGCACCGGTGTGCTGTACATCTCGCACAGGCTTTCCGAAGTGCGCCGCCTCTGCCGCCGCGGCACCGTGCTGCGCAATGGCGAAAGCATCGAAACCGTGTCGCTTGCGGGCATCGAAGACGCCGGCATCTTCCAGATGATGGTGGGCTCGGCGGCACGCGGCGCGCATGGGGCGCGCAGCACGCCCAAAGCGTCGCAACAGCCGGAAGCGTTTAGCGTAAGGCACCTCGCCGGCGGCACGGTCGAAGACATCACGCTCAGCGTCGGCAAGGGTGAAATCGTGGGCGTGGCGGCCCTCGAAGGGCAAGGCCAGCGCGATCTTTTCCGGATGCTGGCCGGCCTCGCCCCGGTGCGAAGCGGCGAAATCCGTGTCGACGGCGAGCGCGTGCGCCTCGCGAGCCCTGCCGCCGCCGCGCAAGCCGGTATCGGCTTCGTACCCGAGGAGCGCAAGACCGAAGGCGTGTTTCTCGGCCTGCGCACCGACACCAACATGACGCTACCGGTACTCGGGCGGCTCGGCCGCTTCGGCGTAATCAATCGCGCGCGCGAAAAGGCAGCCGTCGACCGCGAAGCCGGCCGCGTCGATCTCGCGAGCCGCTATCTGAAGCTAAAGATCGGCGCGCTCTCCGGCGGCAACCAGCAGAAAGCGCTGATCGGCCGCGTGCTGATGTCGGGCGCGCGTTATCTGGTGCTGTTCGATCCGACTCGTGGCGTCGACGTCGGCACCAAGGCGGTGATCTACGACCTGATCCGCAACTTCGTCGCGCAAGGCGGCGCGGCACTCGTCTATTCGACCGAACTGGCTGAACTCATTCATCTCGTCGACCGCTGCGTCGTGGTCTACGGCGGACGCGTGGCCGGCGAGGCGGCCGGCGAGCATCTCTCCGAAGCGCGGCTCGTCGCGCTCGCGGCGGGACAAGGAGCGAACATCCGATGA
- a CDS encoding alpha/beta fold hydrolase, with product MLRTADTNGIQTRFSLTGPASAPVVVLSHGLAADLTMWHPQIEALSRSFTVIAYDIRGHGGSGATPGDYSLALLAHDVLALLDALDIDRAHYVGLSLGGMIGQQFGAAHGERLASLTLCATTSDAPKASWQARIVEARQIGVPPLVEATVDRWVTPAFKQAHPELMAQMRAMVLGTSLDGYLGCAAAIRDMTIAEGLSRIVAPTLVIAGAADTSTPLPVLERIAGSIRGAELQTIPDAAHMPTMERPDLCNPLLERFLLAHSRGQ from the coding sequence ATGCTTCGAACGGCCGACACCAACGGCATCCAGACGCGCTTCTCGTTGACGGGCCCAGCCAGCGCCCCGGTTGTCGTGCTGAGTCACGGACTGGCCGCGGACCTGACGATGTGGCATCCGCAAATCGAAGCGCTCTCGCGCTCGTTCACCGTGATCGCCTATGACATCCGCGGGCACGGCGGATCGGGCGCGACACCGGGCGACTATTCCCTCGCGCTGCTCGCGCATGACGTGCTTGCGCTGCTCGACGCGCTCGACATCGATAGGGCTCATTACGTCGGCCTCTCGCTCGGCGGGATGATCGGCCAGCAGTTCGGCGCCGCGCACGGCGAGCGCCTCGCGAGCCTCACGCTGTGCGCGACGACAAGCGACGCACCGAAAGCGTCCTGGCAGGCACGTATCGTCGAAGCGAGGCAAATCGGTGTGCCGCCGCTCGTCGAAGCAACCGTCGACCGCTGGGTCACGCCCGCCTTCAAGCAGGCGCACCCGGAACTCATGGCGCAGATGCGCGCGATGGTGCTCGGCACCTCGCTCGACGGCTATCTCGGCTGCGCCGCGGCCATTCGCGACATGACGATTGCCGAAGGGCTCAGCCGCATCGTGGCGCCGACGCTCGTGATTGCCGGCGCCGCGGACACGTCGACGCCATTGCCCGTGCTCGAGCGCATTGCCGGTTCGATTCGCGGCGCCGAGTTGCAAACCATTCCAGACGCAGCCCACATGCCGACGATGGAGCGCCCGGATCTGTGCAACCCGCTGCTCGAACGCTTCCTGCTTGCGCACTCGCGCGGCCAGTAA
- a CDS encoding sugar ABC transporter substrate-binding protein, whose translation MTVRFALAQCAAALTAVAALAGTAAHAQTPPKKYKVYLSMSYSGNGYQTETSNLIKALAATPPYDKLVELKTVISGTDVQAQAAAYQSMVSAGADAIITFPISSTGLNRAIHEACEKHVLVYTYSGTVTEPCARTVSYITAGFAQNTAQWLVNKLNGKGNVFIDRGVAGNSVDKMNYDGAMSVFKKYPNIKVVAEYYGMWNSQTTQQETAKALAAHPDVDAIFGENGEDGIVAAMLASGQKKLVPVTGENTNGFRLALANADLRKRGLDGISSGDPINVSGYAFKLMMEELTGKRKVTVHNIEYPLPWVPADKVKVCTGDSFVNGCNAFPSTKVPDSFNTEVFDPVLTPELSLNSALHGTPTPGATIQPLPANVVKEAPNVPGVNCQHCEAPADLFKLTKVSATVKP comes from the coding sequence ATGACAGTCCGCTTCGCCCTCGCACAATGCGCCGCCGCGCTCACCGCCGTCGCGGCGCTTGCCGGCACCGCCGCGCACGCGCAGACGCCGCCGAAGAAGTACAAGGTCTATCTGAGCATGAGCTACAGCGGCAACGGCTATCAGACCGAGACGTCGAACCTGATCAAGGCGCTAGCGGCGACGCCTCCGTACGACAAGCTCGTCGAGCTGAAAACGGTGATTTCCGGCACCGACGTGCAGGCTCAGGCAGCGGCGTATCAAAGCATGGTGTCGGCCGGAGCCGACGCGATCATCACCTTCCCGATTTCATCGACGGGCCTGAACCGCGCGATTCACGAAGCGTGCGAAAAACACGTACTGGTGTACACGTACAGCGGCACCGTGACCGAACCTTGCGCGCGCACGGTCAGCTACATCACGGCGGGCTTTGCGCAAAACACCGCGCAGTGGCTCGTCAACAAGCTGAACGGCAAGGGCAACGTGTTTATCGATCGCGGTGTGGCCGGCAATTCGGTCGACAAGATGAACTACGACGGCGCGATGAGCGTGTTCAAAAAATATCCGAACATCAAGGTCGTCGCCGAGTACTACGGCATGTGGAATAGCCAGACCACGCAGCAGGAAACCGCCAAGGCGCTTGCCGCGCATCCCGATGTCGACGCGATCTTCGGCGAGAACGGCGAGGACGGCATCGTCGCGGCGATGCTCGCCAGTGGTCAGAAGAAGCTCGTGCCCGTGACGGGCGAAAATACCAACGGCTTCCGGCTAGCCCTCGCCAACGCCGACCTCCGCAAGCGCGGGCTCGACGGCATATCGTCCGGCGATCCGATCAACGTATCGGGCTATGCGTTCAAGCTCATGATGGAAGAGCTGACCGGCAAGCGCAAAGTGACCGTGCACAACATCGAATACCCGTTGCCGTGGGTACCGGCCGACAAGGTTAAGGTCTGCACCGGCGACTCGTTCGTCAACGGTTGCAACGCGTTCCCGTCGACGAAGGTGCCCGACTCGTTCAACACCGAAGTGTTCGATCCGGTGCTGACGCCCGAGTTGTCGCTGAATTCCGCGCTGCACGGCACGCCGACGCCGGGCGCGACGATTCAGCCGCTGCCGGCGAATGTCGTGAAGGAGGCGCCGAACGTGCCGGGTGTGAACTGCCAGCACTGCGAAGCGCCGGCGGATCTGTTCAAGCTGACGAAGGTATCGGCAACGGTCAAGCCTTGA
- a CDS encoding GntR family transcriptional regulator → MVTRTDTQAAQLVEGIKTDIIIGRLRPHQRLVEEEISAQFGVSRHVLRAALVQLEGMGLVTRRPNRGVIVRDFSLAQVEQIYEVRMILQREAALRIPMPAQPEALAEIEAIHAEYCRELDAGNLLQVNVLNDAFHRRIWATCPNQYLAETIEKLWVETTGIRWYGVGDPQLLTHSREHHATMIEQLRSGDREGFVELAVDHIVPPLDAFRRAHRTSASFMAPSQPERRPDETDLRDSRAGKQPAPEKRLPRHR, encoded by the coding sequence TTGGTTACACGGACGGACACACAGGCAGCGCAACTGGTCGAGGGCATCAAGACGGACATCATCATTGGCCGTCTGCGGCCGCATCAGCGGCTCGTCGAAGAGGAGATCAGCGCGCAGTTCGGGGTGTCGCGCCACGTGCTGCGCGCAGCGCTCGTGCAACTCGAAGGAATGGGCCTCGTCACGCGGCGGCCCAATCGCGGCGTGATCGTGCGCGACTTCTCGTTGGCCCAGGTCGAGCAGATTTACGAGGTCCGCATGATTCTGCAGCGCGAAGCGGCCTTGCGCATTCCCATGCCCGCGCAACCCGAGGCGCTCGCGGAAATCGAGGCGATCCACGCCGAGTATTGCCGCGAACTCGATGCGGGCAATCTGCTGCAGGTGAACGTGCTCAACGACGCATTTCACCGGCGCATCTGGGCGACCTGCCCGAACCAGTATCTCGCTGAAACGATCGAAAAGTTGTGGGTCGAGACGACCGGCATCCGCTGGTATGGCGTCGGCGATCCGCAGCTGCTCACGCACTCGCGCGAACATCACGCGACGATGATCGAGCAATTGCGCAGCGGCGACCGTGAGGGTTTTGTCGAACTCGCCGTCGACCATATCGTGCCGCCGCTTGACGCATTCCGGCGCGCGCATCGCACCAGTGCGTCGTTTATGGCGCCCTCCCAGCCGGAACGGAGACCGGATGAAACCGACCTACGAGATTCTCGTGCAGGGAAACAACCTGCGCCTGAAAAACGACTTCCTCGGCATCGCTAA
- a CDS encoding ABC transporter permease, with product MTQTPLTGGRPADTRDGDRTTGVLARLDRDVRTAIALFAISFALIAASRALGPNFGSLAQMKAILVISSFLMVVAFGQQMVILLGGLDLSVASMMTLGGVLAFKWIGGSDAAVVWGVPAILLITAALGALSGIGVSMVKIPPFIMTLAMGVILYGVTLGFTQGTPTGQPSAALSALFANTSAGTPILYLMVVATAAGCFLQMRTGFGRKLYALGTNPTAAYVAALPVHRLTIGAYAISGASAGLAGILMLGYVRGVTLTLGQSYLLPSVAAVVIGGTSIVGGRGLYLGAAAGAILLTTLSTIVASLGIAQGWRTIVYGVVIFVALVLLRDDLATLFKRSGIASKAKQS from the coding sequence ATGACGCAAACGCCTTTGACCGGCGGCCGGCCCGCCGACACACGCGACGGCGATCGCACCACGGGTGTCCTCGCGCGGCTCGATCGCGACGTGCGCACAGCAATCGCCTTGTTCGCGATCTCGTTCGCGCTGATTGCCGCGTCGCGCGCGCTCGGCCCGAATTTCGGCAGCCTCGCGCAGATGAAAGCGATTCTGGTGATCTCGAGCTTCCTGATGGTGGTCGCATTCGGCCAGCAGATGGTGATCCTGCTCGGCGGCCTCGATCTGAGCGTCGCGTCGATGATGACGTTAGGCGGCGTGCTCGCATTCAAGTGGATCGGCGGATCGGATGCGGCCGTAGTGTGGGGCGTGCCCGCTATTCTGCTAATCACTGCGGCGCTCGGCGCCCTGAGCGGCATAGGCGTCAGCATGGTGAAGATTCCGCCGTTCATCATGACGCTGGCGATGGGCGTGATCCTCTACGGCGTCACGCTCGGCTTCACGCAAGGCACGCCGACCGGGCAACCGTCCGCGGCGCTGTCGGCGCTGTTCGCGAACACGTCTGCCGGCACGCCGATTCTCTATCTGATGGTGGTGGCGACCGCGGCCGGCTGCTTCCTGCAGATGCGCACGGGCTTCGGCCGCAAGCTCTATGCGCTCGGCACGAACCCGACGGCCGCCTATGTCGCCGCGCTGCCCGTGCATCGGCTGACGATCGGCGCCTATGCGATCAGCGGCGCGAGCGCGGGACTCGCCGGCATCCTGATGCTCGGCTACGTGCGCGGCGTCACGCTCACGCTCGGCCAGAGCTACCTGCTGCCGTCGGTGGCGGCCGTCGTGATCGGCGGCACCTCGATTGTCGGCGGCCGCGGACTGTATCTCGGCGCGGCGGCCGGCGCCATCCTGCTCACCACGCTATCGACCATCGTCGCCTCGCTCGGCATCGCGCAGGGCTGGCGCACGATCGTCTACGGCGTCGTGATCTTTGTTGCGCTCGTGCTGTTGCGCGACGACCTCGCCACGCTCTTCAAACGCAGTGGCATCGCCTCAAAAGCAAAACAGTCCTGA
- a CDS encoding ABC transporter permease gives MNHRPSSSASSPHAGGTSRPQPWYRRALGDGTTVIIAILAVLTAIFAATQSDALSPSVLTDILNNSLPLALAAAGGTLVVLTRGFDLSVAGVVSLTNVLVAVHGGSGPWGALQGAAIAVAAGAAVGAINGYLVAYWNLQSIALTLATMIVCSGVTLLILDAPGGDVSDFMTYTMTDRIGGAVPVALAIAVAVFALWRVLRRTDWGVGLYGTGADESAALLAGVPVRRVKLVAYVLAGVCYGLAGFMLTALTSTGTPNAGDPYLLLVFAAIALGGTSFAGGRGGVAGSMLGALTLTLLQKVLFSTGVSSFYTGIFQGVVMIAAVVVAVFFARVATRGEAHA, from the coding sequence ATGAACCACCGGCCCTCTTCTTCTGCGTCTTCGCCCCACGCGGGCGGAACGTCGCGCCCGCAGCCGTGGTACCGGCGCGCACTCGGCGACGGTACTACGGTCATCATCGCGATCCTCGCGGTGCTGACCGCGATCTTCGCGGCCACGCAATCCGACGCGCTGAGCCCATCGGTGCTGACCGACATTCTCAACAACAGCCTGCCGCTCGCGCTTGCCGCGGCCGGCGGCACGCTCGTCGTCCTGACGCGCGGCTTCGATCTCTCGGTGGCCGGTGTCGTGTCGCTGACCAATGTGCTGGTCGCCGTGCACGGCGGCAGCGGCCCCTGGGGCGCGCTGCAAGGCGCCGCGATCGCGGTCGCCGCAGGCGCGGCAGTCGGCGCGATCAACGGCTATCTGGTCGCGTACTGGAACCTGCAGTCGATCGCGCTGACGCTCGCGACGATGATCGTCTGCTCGGGCGTCACGCTGCTGATTCTCGATGCGCCGGGCGGCGACGTGTCGGACTTCATGACGTACACGATGACCGATCGCATCGGCGGCGCCGTCCCGGTCGCGCTGGCGATCGCAGTCGCTGTCTTCGCGTTGTGGCGCGTGTTGCGGCGTACCGACTGGGGTGTGGGCCTCTATGGCACCGGCGCCGACGAATCGGCCGCGCTGCTCGCCGGTGTGCCGGTCAGGCGCGTCAAGCTCGTCGCCTACGTGCTCGCGGGCGTCTGCTATGGGCTCGCCGGCTTCATGCTGACCGCGTTGACGTCGACCGGCACGCCGAACGCCGGCGATCCCTACCTGCTGCTCGTGTTCGCGGCGATCGCGCTCGGCGGCACGTCGTTCGCGGGCGGCCGCGGCGGCGTGGCCGGCTCGATGCTCGGCGCACTGACGCTCACGTTGTTGCAGAAGGTGCTGTTTTCGACCGGCGTGTCGTCGTTCTACACCGGCATTTTCCAGGGCGTGGTGATGATCGCCGCGGTCGTGGTCGCCGTATTTTTTGCACGCGTCGCCACGCGCGGGGAGGCTCACGCATGA